A window of Hyperolius riggenbachi isolate aHypRig1 chromosome 1, aHypRig1.pri, whole genome shotgun sequence contains these coding sequences:
- the LOC137529090 gene encoding olfactory receptor 6F1-like, which translates to MTHVNQTRLILVGFTFGPSEQNILLLLFVIVYLISLIGNLSIIVAMCLDKRLHIPMYFFLASLAFLDIWFISSTVPKLLTILASNNRFISLTECILQFYFYVSLGTIEFYLLAVMSVDRYVAICNPLRYHSIISNRVCLCLVLGSWIFGFITCIYPTILMLGLSFCGPYEINHFFCDSSAVVKISCSDVRHFETIVASLASAIIFGSFILTFISYCNILITVLMIPSASGKIKAFSTCSSHFMVVSLVYGSAIFIYVRPVERSSELNKIVALLNSVMTPVLNPFIYSLRNKQVQQVFKSLALKMFPSKNSVLKF; encoded by the coding sequence atgactcatGTCAACCAAACTAGACTGATACTTGTTGGGTTTACTTTTGGTCCTTCTGAGCAAAATATTTTACTTTTACTCTTTGTCATTGTTTATTTGATATCCCTAATTGGGAACCTGTCGATTATTGTAGCCATGTGTCTGGACAAGCGCCTCCATATTCCTATGTACTTTTTCCTCGCCAGCCTGGCTTTCTTGGATATTTGGTTTATATCATCTACAGTCCCCAAATTGCTCACTATACTGGCTTCTAACAACAGATTCATTTCTTTAACTGAATGCattttacagttttatttttatgtttcccTTGGAACAATAGAATTTTATCTTTTGGCGGTCATGTCAGTGGATCGGTATGTGGCTATTTGTAACCCATTAAGATATCATTCTATCATCTCCAACAGGGTCTGTCTTTGTTTAGTTCTAGGCTCATGGATATTTGGATTTATTACTTGCATCTACCCAACTATATTAATGTTGGGTTTATCCTTTTGTGGGCCATACGAAATCAATCACTTCTTCTGTGACAGCTCAGCAGTAGTGAAAATCAGCTGCTCTGATGTACGACACTTTGAAACAATCGTTGCCAGCTTAGCCTCAGCtattatttttggctcatttaTCCTCACTTTCATTTCTTACTGCAACATTCTCATCACTGTCCTAATGATACCTTCAGCCAGTGGAAAAATCAAAGCATTCTCCACATGCAGTTCTCATTTCATGGTAGTGTCATTAGTGTACGGCAGTGCCATTTTTATTTATGTTCGCCCAGTGGAAAGGTCATCTGAACTTAATAAAATTGTTGCACTGCTTAACAGTGTCATGACACCAGTCCTCAACCCATTTATATACAGTCTGAGGAACAAACAGGTCCAACAAGTGTTCAAAAGTTTGGCTTTGAAAATGTTTCCTAGCAAAAATTCCGTACTGAAATTTTAA